In Thermofilum pendens Hrk 5, the sequence CTCCCTAGCCTCCCTCTCCTCCTCGAGGTACTCCCTTACCACGTCGTCTAGCGACTCGCCCCGCATAGCTCCGAAACCCTCCTAGCCACGTCTTCTAGCGCTTTACGGGGAAATATGTGTAACGTGTCCCTCGAGTACTCCTCGACAACGCCACCCGCCACCGCGGACCCCGTAAACCTAGGCGCACTTCCAGCATTAACGTAACGCGCCGCCGACCCGGGGCGGGCCGCAAACCCCGCTCACTACCCTGCGGGCTTGCCGGGGACCGCTACGCCTCTCGCAGTTCTTTCACAGTTGCCTCGGGGCCACTCTGCGGGTACGCCGACAGACACCCGCAGGCCTACGACGTTCCACAGATCCATCAGTTCCTTCGCGGTTGCCCCGCGCGGAGAGAGTTTCCCGCCTTGCGCCGCCTCCCCGGGCTAGGGCGTTAACCCCTTTTCCCGCGCGGTTCTCTCGATGTTTTCGAGTAGGCTCCGGGTTAGGGGGACGCCGCTCAGCATGTAGGATAGGAGGAGGGCGCCGACGGCGGGCGGGAACTTCGGCTCGACGAGCTCCACCTTGAAGTGCTTCTCCAGGTGCCTCCTCAGGGGCTCAGTGACGACCTCACCGGCCCTGAACACCCCGCCGACGAGCGCCACCTTGACTGGCTCCTCCATGCCCAGCCTCCTCACGAGGGTGACTACGTGTAGCGCGAGGTGGTACGCGGCCTCCTCCACTATCCTCCTAGCCACGGCGTCGCCGCGCCTAGCCGCCTCGGTGACAAGCGGGGCGAGCCTCGCCAGCTCGCGCACGCCAACCCCCTCCGCGTAGACCTTCGGGACCAGGTCCTCCGGGGACGAGAGCCCGAGGGCCCCCAGGACGGCCCCCGTGAGCTCCGTGGGAGGCCCCCGCCCGTCGAAAGCCCACAGAACGGCGCGCAAAGCCTCCCTCGCTATCCAGTAGGCGCTACCCTCGTCGCCCAGCAGGTAGCCCCACCCGCCGCACCGCGCGTAGTCGCCCCTCCTATTCCTAGCCCCCGCGACCGAGCCAGTACCGGCTATGACTATGACCCCCGGCTCCCCCAGCGTAGCCCCCACGAGCGCAACCTCGGCGTCGTGGCGCACGTAAACCCTCCTCGCCGCGACCCTCGGGGCACCCCTCTCCCCGAACACCCTGAAGTCGCGCTCAGTATCCATCCCCGCCAGGCCCAGCACAGCCACGCCGGCCACTCCGCCGCCGAGAGCCCCCCCGTATAGCCGCGTTTATGTTCTCCACGGCGCCATCAATGCCGACAACGTGGTAGTTAGAGGGGCCAGCCTCCCCAACGCCGAGAACACAGCCCTCCGCGTCACCCGCCACGGCAAGCGTCTTCGTCGCTCCCCCATCAACGCCTACGAAGGCCTCCACGGGGTTAAACGGAGCACCAGAGTATAATAGCTTTTCGCGCAACAGCCCAAAGCCGCGCATAACGGGCATACCCACAAATTCCCGGCAAAAACCGGGAACTCGATTTTCTGTTTACGAATCCCTCTCGACGGGAAGAGTCTCTTTTGAAAATACTTCTCGTAAAATCCCGGTTTCTGTTGGGAATTTCCCGTAACAGTTTTCGAAGCCTCCCATGGGTAAACTTCGTCAAAGAGGCAGTTTTGCAGGCTTCGAAACAAAGAGAAAAGAATTTATAACACCTTTGCCGTAGAAAGTGGTCGGAAGCAACTGTGAAAGCATTGAAAGCAACGGTTTGCTTTGCACCGCGACCTTGACTTTCCATTGTTGAAGCAACTGTGAAAGCATTGAAAGTACGACGACGTCTGGTCGCGGGCGACCATAAAGGTCGCGAGAAGCAACTGTGAAAGCATTGAAAGCACGCGGGGCACACGTGCTTACAGGGTGGACAAGGCGGCGGGAAGCAACTGTGAAAGCATTGAAAGTCAGGGCAGGCTTGTTCACGCGCAGATGATCAGCAACGTTACTCGCACCGAAGCAACTGTGAAAGCATTGAAAGCGTGCTTCTTCGGGCTGTCTAGCTCGGCCACCGTGGCCCTGAAGCAACTGTGAAAGCATTGAAAGAAACGCGCATTCCAGCACCACACCCTCATCGTTTACACTCACACGGGAAGCAACTGTGAAAGCATTGAAAGCATGCAATTGCCGCGACACCATATTCTCGGGTTAGCGCGCGTACATGAGAGAAAAGTAACTGTGAAAGCATTGAAAGACCAAGCACAACTCACGACAACGGAGACGCAAACAACGGTGAGAAGCAACTGTGAGAGCATTGAAAGTCGTAGAACGCCTCGCCGTGCAGCACGCGGAACCTAGCCATGTGAAGCAACTGTGAAAGTATTGAAAAGCTCTCCCCGCTGAACGTGATCGCCATTATTGTTTGTGCCCCTGAAGCAACTGTGAAAGCATTGAGGAGGTGGGAGTTGTGGGGAAGGTCGAGGAGTTGCTCGCCGAGTGGCCGGAGGTGGCCGGGGTGTGCGCGAGGCTCGCGGCCGGCGAGAGGCTCGGGGAGGGCGAGGCCGTGGTCAAGGAGGTCGCGGAGGCGGCGGGGTGGGGCGTCGACGACGTAGTGGAGGACCTCGCCCGGATCGGGGTCGACCCCTCCGGGAGGGTGGAGAGGTACAGGGAGCTCTTCGAGAAGTACTACGCCGAGGCACTCGAGCTCAAGAGGAGGGGCGACGCGAGGCAGGCAGGGGAGAAGCTCTGGGGAGCGGTGACGGCGCTCATCAAGCTCTACGCGGCGGAGAAGGGGGTCTTCGTGGCCCACTGGAGTACGGGCAAGCTGGACAGGTTCGTGACGAGCAACGTCGGCAAGGAGCACAGGAAGCTTTTCAGGGACCTAATCGACAAGGCACACAGGCTCCACGAGAACTTCTACGAGGGAAGCCTCGACCCCGAAACCCTCGAGGAGCGCTGGGCCGAAGCCCTCGACCTACTCGAAAAAGCCAAGAGAATCGTGCTCGACGAGCGGCGAAGCGAGAAGACACGACAAGCCCCGCCCTAAGCACCAGCCCGAGAACGACCCGGCACCCCGGGAACACTCCCCGGCAGTCAACCCCGGCCCGAACCGTTACCGCGCGCTCACAAGCAGGAAAACTCGCCGACCGCGCTCGGCCCAAAGCCCTGGAACACTCAGGTTCTGGGGCCACGCCCCTCGTACGCTACCTTCAGCTACCAACTCTTAGTCTTGCTGATTTTGAACGAGAACTTGGCTTGTCACAAACAGGCACCTAATAGACCCTTTAGTCTTGCTGATTTTGAACTGTAGCAACGCGTGTGGCCTACGCTGCTACACCGAAACAGCTTGCAACTCTTAGTCTTGCTGATTTTGAACCGCTCCGGTATCTCGTGCGCGTGCGCCAGCACTCTTAGTCTTGCTGATTTTGAACAAGGTTGAAGGCGCGGTAAGCCTCGTGAGCCCCGTTACTCTTAGTCTTGCTGATTTTGAACTACACCTCGTCCACGTGTACGGAGCGGTGCTCGTCGACTCTTAGTCTTGCTGATTTTGAACATGGGCGGGGAAAACCCCGCGAGGTGAAACGAGTGAATCTCTTAGTCTTGCTGATTTTGAACTAGCCGTTTCCTTGTCCAGCCTTGTCACGTCGACTCTTAGTCTTGCTGATTTTGAACCCGGCCTTTATGCATTCACTCCCGGCGACACGCCTCTTAGTCTTGCTGATTTTGAACTGCTTCCCAGCGAGGGAGACCACGCCACCAGGTTGTCTCTTAGTCTTGCTGATTTTGAACCCTATAAGTTCCGTAACTCCGCTAGAGGGTTGATACCTCTTAGTCTTGCTGATTTTGAACTGAAAAGAGATTAATCTAATCTCTTTACTCTAGGGACTCTTAGTCTTGCTGATTTTGAACCGCACGCGTGTCCATTCTACTTCGAGAGGATACTCCTCCTCTTAGTCTTGCTGATTTTGAACCTACACCTATGGGAAGCTGGGGCTGTGGAGCGACTCTTAGTCTTGCTGATTTTGAACACTCAATCGGCGTGAGCTTGCCGTTCAAGAAGCTCTTAGTCTTGCTGATTTTGAACTGGCTTGCCCGCCGAACAGCCCCAGCTTCGCCCTCTTAGTCTTGCTGATTTTGAACTTACCGCGACGAAAGCGCCGACGCCTACTATGTTTTCTCTTAGTCTTGCTGATTTTGAACACGATGGTTTCAACGAAATCCCGTTGCCTGTTACATGGTCGGCAATCTCTTAGTCTTGCTGATTTTGAACCGCGTCTCGATCTCACGGGTCTGGGGATGGCTATCAACTCTTAGTCTTGCTGATTTTGAACTAGGGGAGTGGTTCCCCCTGCATGGGCTTTTCACCTCTTAGTCTTGCTGATTTTGAACTGAGGGGTTTGTGGGAGCTTCTTCTCGAAACCCCGCTTAACATTTCTCTGTGGCGGTATAAAACGTTAACTCCTCCCCTCTTCCCGTTGGGAAGAAATCCCCGAAAAGCATTTATAAATGACGCCGTCATGCCAACTCGACGAGAAAGCCTGGCAAGGGAGAAATCCCAGTAAAGCTTTTATCGTTGACAGTGTCAAGGGTTTTTAAGCTTTCTCGGGTGTTGTTTTTGAGGGTTGATTGGCTGTTTTCACGGTTATTACTCCGTAGCCTGCGCTCCTGTTTCCGCCGATGTTCGTGAGTTCTCCCAGTTTTAGGAGGCCGTGCACCAGGCTTAGCTTGTCGCTGGGGGCGTTCTTCCTGGCTTTCAGCTTCACCCATCCTACGAAGCCGTTTGGCGCCGGCTTCGAGGGCTCCATTGGCGGCGTCTTGACGTCTAGGCCTGCCACGTAGACGGTGGATGCCAGCTCCTCCGGCTTCGGTAGGCTTGCGCCCGTGAGCCTGTGGGCCGTCGCCACTAGGCCTGCGAGCATGTGGACGGGGTCCGGGTAGAGGACCTTGTACTCCTTGTCCCCTGAGAGTGGGTTGAAGTAGGTGGGGGTGTGGAAGCGCACGTCCAGAGCCTCGAAGGGCCCCGCCTCCAGGACCCTCGCCGGGTCGTAGACCCTGAGCGCCAAGCCTTCGAGCGCGAACTCCTGCCCCTTCACCGAGAAGGACCTCGTAGAGGCGATGGCGGCGACAGCCCTCCTCGCAACCCCCTCGTCCAGGAAGGCGACCTCCATCCTTGCGAGAGCCCCCCTCTCGAAGAGAACGCCCGCCGACACCCCCTCACCCACAACCCTGAACCCAGAGGCGAAGCGCAGAGGCCTAAGCGCGAACACAGACGGAGAGCCAGGCTTACCGTGCATGAGCCCCGCGACACCCCCATCCACAGCCCCCACAGCGCTCAGCAACGCACCCCTACACTCGGCCCCCGAGAACCACGGGAGAGACCCGCCCGACACAGCCCTAAGCGAAAGCTCTACGACGACGACAGAGCCCACACACAGAAAACACCAACCCCCCTTAATACCTTAACGCCCGAACCTCAACAGCCCGAGCCGAGGCGGGGCACTGCTCTCCCGACCCATCCGTCCTTGATACCAGGTAGACACGGAACCATGGCTCCCCAAGCTATTCAGCTCTAGCCTCGCAGCGTTGATACGCGAGGAAGGAGGAGAAGCAGAGGATTACCATCCACCGAACCTTTCGGTTCATTCGTTTTTGATACTCTACGGACGTAACACCGCCACACGGACGCTACCTCTTTCACTTTCAGTTCATCCGTCGTTGATACTGAGAGACGAGGCTGGGAAGCCCTTCGCCGTATACTGGCTCTTTCAACTCATTCGTCTTTGATACTTCGAGATCCACCATGAGCCAGCGACCGTCGCTAATGTAGTACTTTCAACTCATTCGTTGTTGATACGCCTCGACGTGAAGAAGAGGTACACCTACCCCTGGCTCGGCTTTCAACTCATTCGTTGTTGATACTGGGGGTTGCGCAGAGCTGAGCAGGCAAGTATTGTTTCCACTATGTCTTTCAACTCATTCGTTGTTGATACACGCCTGGCGCGAGTTTCGGTGGCGGTGGTGATAGACTTTCAACTCATTCGTTGTTGATACTGACGTTGGGGGGCGGGGGGTGAGCCTTCGGAGGATCAGGGTAGCTTTCAACTCATTCGTTGTTGATACATGCGTGGGAGAGGGCCGAGAACACGGTGAAGGCGTACAACTTTCAACTCATTCGTTGTTGATACGGTGGAGATGGGGTGGTAGAGGTGGTGGTAGCAGTAGCAATCCCCTTTCAACTCATTCGTTGTTGATACCGAAGACTTCGAGCACCTCGATCTTCCTCGCCTCTCCCGCTTTCAACTCATTCGTTGTTGATACGGGGCGATGCCCCGCTTCGCCCACATCAAGAAGGCTTTCAACTCATTCGTTGTTGATACACGGTATCAAGAACGTGTCCTTCAGCGAGCCCTTACCCCCCTTTCAACTCATTCGTTGTTGATACAACGAGCTACTGAACAAGCTGGCGCAGGAAAAGCTGGACTTTCAACTCATTCGTTGTTGATACAGTGTGGGACGCTGTCCAGAAACGTGCACCTGTTGAAATAACTTTCAACTCATTCGTTGTTGATACCCAAGTCGAACGTGAAGAGGGAGGCGGCGAGGGCTATGGCTTTCAACTCATTCGTTGTTGATACTCTTCTCCTCCACGGCTTCTAGGAAGTCGTGCGCCTTGACTTTCAACTCATTCGTTGTTGATACGAACGCCGAGCCGTCCGCGGTGCCTATCCTCACCTCCTCTTTCAACTCATTCGTTGTTGATACCCGGCGATGCGCCTCGTGGAGCTGTCGCGCGAGATAGCTTTCAACTCATTCGTTGTTGATACCTCCCCAGGACGCCCCCCTAGCAAGCAGCTCGCCGGTAGCTTTCAACTCATTCGTTGTTGATACAACTCGAAAAACTGGAGCGGTCGCTCGCGCGCCTAGTACCCTTTCAACTCATTCGTTGTTGATACCCGCTTAACAGTTCAAGCCCTACTTTTTGAGATAATGCTCTTTCAACTCATTCGTTGTTGATACTTACCCTCTTCGGCTGTGCTACGCCCTCGCAGGGTATAACCACTTTCAACTCATTCGTTGTTGATACTGGCTGGTCACGAACATACATTACATCAGCCCAAACATCTTTCAACTCATTCGTTGTTGATACGCGGAGGAGGAGTACGGCAAGAGCTACGAGTACTTCACTTTCAACTCATTCGTTGTTGATACGAACGGGTCTTCCCAGTTGATCCCATACAGCAACTTGACTTTCAACTCATTCGTTGTTGATACTCGACGAGGTATTCGACGAAAACGTTAAACGCTTCAAGCTTTCAACTCATTCGTTGTTGATACCTGCTACTCAAAAGGTTGCTTGAGGAGGAGCGTAGGAGGAGGAACAACCCCCACCCTTTCAACTCATTCGTTGTTGATACTAATAGACAACGCGCTCAGCGCCGTGGTGAACTACGGACTCTTTCAACTCATTCGTTGTTGATACAAGCCGGAGATCGAAATCCCCCCTTCTGGTGTTGTTGCGCTTTCAACTCATTCGTTGTTGATACACACGTAGCTGTTGTGCCTGGCGTCGCCGGGCGGCCTGACTTTCAACTCATTCGTTGTTGATACCTCCGGCGTTCAGCTCCATCAGCTTCTCCAGGTTTAGCTCCTTTCAACTCATTCGTTGTTGATACTAAGCATGGCGGGCGG encodes:
- a CDS encoding BadF/BadG/BcrA/BcrD ATPase family protein, with product MRGFGLLREKLLYSGAPFNPVEAFVGVDGGATKTLAVAGDAEGCVLGVGEAGPSNYHVVGIDGAVENINAAIRGGSRRRSGRRGCAGPGGDGY
- the cas6 gene encoding CRISPR system precrRNA processing endoribonuclease RAMP protein Cas6, yielding MGSVVVVELSLRAVSGGSLPWFSGAECRGALLSAVGAVDGGVAGLMHGKPGSPSVFALRPLRFASGFRVVGEGVSAGVLFERGALARMEVAFLDEGVARRAVAAIASTRSFSVKGQEFALEGLALRVYDPARVLEAGPFEALDVRFHTPTYFNPLSGDKEYKVLYPDPVHMLAGLVATAHRLTGASLPKPEELASTVYVAGLDVKTPPMEPSKPAPNGFVGWVKLKARKNAPSDKLSLVHGLLKLGELTNIGGNRSAGYGVITVKTANQPSKTTPEKA
- a CDS encoding PaREP1 family protein — protein: MGKVEELLAEWPEVAGVCARLAAGERLGEGEAVVKEVAEAAGWGVDDVVEDLARIGVDPSGRVERYRELFEKYYAEALELKRRGDARQAGEKLWGAVTALIKLYAAEKGVFVAHWSTGKLDRFVTSNVGKEHRKLFRDLIDKAHRLHENFYEGSLDPETLEERWAEALDLLEKAKRIVLDERRSEKTRQAPP
- a CDS encoding BadF/BadG/BcrA/BcrD ATPase family protein codes for the protein MAGVAVLGLAGMDTERDFRVFGERGAPRVAARRVYVRHDAEVALVGATLGEPGVIVIAGTGSVAGARNRRGDYARCGGWGYLLGDEGSAYWIAREALRAVLWAFDGRGPPTELTGAVLGALGLSSPEDLVPKVYAEGVGVRELARLAPLVTEAARRGDAVARRIVEEAAYHLALHVVTLVRRLGMEEPVKVALVGGVFRAGEVVTEPLRRHLEKHFKVELVEPKFPPAVGALLLSYMLSGVPLTRSLLENIERTAREKGLTP